A genomic segment from Aegilops tauschii subsp. strangulata cultivar AL8/78 chromosome 1, Aet v6.0, whole genome shotgun sequence encodes:
- the LOC141026574 gene encoding uncharacterized protein — MDALRRAFLWNAADHASGARCLVAWARVGRAKSEGGVGLRDLATQNTCLLLKMLHRLHSPASRWATWVWAELNGQSLLCPSSCRLAGVHGRPLRALLPLYHALTRVQVKDGRRTSFWHDWWLPCGLLNAASPALHSHTTCAEATVLRVREFGLDPVLVPCGVGRW, encoded by the coding sequence ATGGACGCGCTCCGCCGCGCCTTCTTGTGGAACGCGGCCGACCACGCATCGGGCGCGCGGTGCTTGGTGGCTTGGGCCCGGGTCGGCAGAGCGAAGAGCGAAGGAGGTGTGGGACTGAGGGACCTTGCGACCCAGAACACGTGCCTGCTCCTCAAGATGCTTCACCGCCTCCACTCGCCGGCGTCTCGGTGGGCGACGTGGGTCTGGGCTGAGTTGAATGGGCAATCCCTCCTCTGCCCTAGCAGCTGCCGCCTGGCCGGGGTGCACGGGCGCCCCCTCCGTGCCCTGCTGCCTCTCTACCATGCCCTGACCCGCGTTCAGGTGAAAGACGGCCGGAGGACCTCGTTCTGGCATGACTGGTGGCTGCCGTGTGGCCTCCTTAATGCTGCCTCTCCAGCCCTGCACTCGCACACCACTTGCGCGGAGGCCACCGTCCTGCGGGTGCGGGAGTTTGGGCTTGACCCCGTCCTGGTCCCTTGCGGTGTCGGGCGTTGGTGA
- the LOC123497011 gene encoding uncharacterized protein produces the protein MASRELCNVRKPTLQAASSSISVGEGVKECISAVGQEHKGFEGLLQGGDDSGDKTVRLEGLTISMTCFAKIAVGSDKETKSYELKMTSDSDTVGAPLLEWHPKPNEGPINLLKMTRETTPAAIPQNTLANALCDVMHHVKRKMTGVGVQETKENKKAKKSSPHRAAGSK, from the exons ATGGCTAGTAGGGAACTGTGTAACGTTCGAAAGCCCACTCTACAAGCAGcttcctcctcaatatcagttgGTGAAGGAGTGAAAG AGTGCATTTCAGCAGTCGGCCAGGAGCACAAAGGCTTCGAAGGACTCCTGCAGGGCGGCGATGATTCTGGAGACAAGACCGTTCGCCTGGAAGGACTTACGATATCGATGACATGCTTTGCAAAAATTGCTGTTGGGTCTGATAAG GAAACTAAAAGCTACGAGCTTAAGATGACCAGCGACAGCGACACAGTCGGTGCGCCATTACTGGAATGGCATCCTAAGCCAAACGAG GGACCAATCAACCTTCTCAAAATGACACGAGAAACCACACCGGCTGCCATTCCTCAAAATACACTGGCTAATGCCCTATGTGATGTTATGCATCATGTTAAGAGGAAGATGACAGGAGTTGGAGTCCAAGAAACCAAAGAAAACAAAAAGGCCAAAAAGAGCAGCCCACATCGAGCAGCAGGTAGCAAATAA